From the genome of Anopheles moucheti chromosome 3, idAnoMoucSN_F20_07, whole genome shotgun sequence, one region includes:
- the LOC128305211 gene encoding thioester-containing protein 1 allele R1-like isoform X2, which translates to MRHSTKDPARILRPSLTSSSVLLVCLVLSAVFITGSQGDGHYSIVGAKLLRPNSEYHVAVTNQDVDQPIRFSLAITDASSVIEKQEITLNTGETRLVPFAIGDIPESSYKLVAEGLSGLTFKNETDLEYQQKSFSVFVQTDKSIYKPGDTVRFRVLVLDPNTKPLPKADSISVHINDAKANRIKQWKEGKLVKGVFESELTLSTAPVLGAWSINVEVLGTKHNKVFEVDEYVLPKFEVTVESPGITTFKDGKVKAIIRSKYTYGKPVKGEATVSASPEFQFHYVQPFAKDVITRKVVPIDGKGSVEFDLREELRLEGDYSRNIVIEAVVEEELTGRKQNASAKVMIYDRRYKMELVKTDDNFKPGLPYTAWLKVTHQDGTPVQDQANQVEVKQSTYESTQFVRNYTLDQNGMAKLEINTDVNSTYISMVGVYLGQEFYLSGISKADSDVDSYIRARVLTEMPLVGKDVLVEVTATTPMKYFTYQLLGRGDVLLSNTIAVPESKTHSFKFPATFAMVPRAKLVVYFIAANGDMVSDSKVITFDSELQNFMKVSLSKEQTKPGQDVEISISTNPDSYVGLLGVDQSVLLLKSGNDITKEQVFGELEKYEERSYGYYRRKKRFAWNPRAEHSDFNTVGAFVLSNANDPPRPFRHFHFHRTGMPGVAMLMPLAASASSGQSFVAASAAIAPAAIAPAQVRKEFPETWLWQTIAPKSFSGEKTLQKKVPDTITSWIITGFSVNPVYGLGLTQQPRKLKVFLPFFVSTNLPYSVKRGEVVAIPIVVFNYMEEDQTAEVILHNDEQEFEFADVENEVVESSKVELFRQKRLDIASNTGKSVSFMVKPKKLGHITIKVTAKTKIAGDAVERQLLVEPEGLPQFINKAAFVDLRAVPEVTKTFEVEIPKNAVPDSTRIEVAVIGDVMGSTIQNLDSLIRMPYGCGEQNMLNFVPNIVVLDYLKATNKLTANIEAKAKKFMEAGYQRELSYKHTDGSFSAFGENDKSGSTWLTAFVARSFKQAANHITIDEKVIDKSLEWLSDHQAPNGSFPEVGVVSHKDMQGGSGSGVALTAYTLIAFLENINLVDKYKNTINKAIDYVYRNTESLDDTYALALAAYALQLADHSSKGLILSKLDTKATTDSDSKWWHKPIPETEQKNPWYSRPNSVNVEMSSYGMLAFLEAGLDTDALPIMKWLIGQRNDKGGFQSTQDTVVGLQALAKLAAKITSPNNDVTITAKINENQEKRMTVNAENGMILQKFELPSAARNIELKATGSGFAVVQLSYKYNMNVTGEWPRFVLDPQVNANTNQDHLHLSVCASFVPSAGQNASNMAVMEVSFPSGFTADSDTLPSLENMPFIKKVETKDGDTTVVLYFDSLDQRELCPTISAFRTHKVAKQKPAPVVIYDYYDNSRIARQFYEGPKASMCDICEKEDCSEACTIRSQKQRSSDSPSRQPTNGGTEASSSQTLTVSFVTFLLTTMLVTLFH; encoded by the exons ATGCGACATTCAACGAAGGATCCGGCGAGGATCCTGCGGCCATCGTTGACCTCCTCGTCGGTGCTGCTAGTGTGTTTGGTGCTGAGTGCAGTGTTCATAACCGGTTCCCAGGGCGATGG TCATTACTCGATCGTTGGTGCAAAGCTGTTGCGCCCGAACTCGGAATACCACGTGGCGGTAACGAATCAGGACGTGGATCAACCGATCCGTTTCAGTCTCGCCATTACGGATGCAAGCAGCGTGATTGAAAAGCAGGAGATAACACTAAATACCGGTGAAACACGGCTAGTTCCGTTTGCG ATTGGTGATATCCCGGAATCGTCCTACAAACTGGTGGCCGAAGGGTTATCAGGGCTAACCTTCAAGAACGAGACTGATTTAGAGTATCAACAGAAGAGCTTCTCGGTGTTTGTGCAAACCGACAAATCAATCTACAAGCCGGGTGATACGGTGCGGTTCCGTGTGCTGGTACTTGACCCAAACACCAAGCCGCTCCCGAAGGCGGACAGCATCAGTGTGCACATTAACGATGCAAAGGCGAACCGCATCAAGCAGTGGAAGGAAGGGAAGCTGGTGAAGGGTGTGTTCGAATCGGAGCTGACCCTCTCGACTGCACCCGTGCTGGGTGCTTGGTCGATCAACGTGGAAGTGTTGGGCACG AAACACAACAAGGTGTTCGAGGTGGATGAGTATGTGTTGCCGAAATTTGAGGTAACGGTAGAATCGCCCGGCATAACGACGTTCAAAGACGGCAAGGTGAAGGCTATCATACGGTCGAAGTATACCTACGGTAAACCGGTGAAGGGTGAAGCGACAGTATCGGCCAGTCCCGAGTTCCAGTTTCACTATGTGCAACCGTTCGCCAAGGATGTGATCACCCGCAAGGTGGTTCCGATCGATGGCAAGGGTTCGGTGGAGTTTGACCTACGGGAGGAACTACGGCTGGAGGGTGATTACTCGCGGAACATCGTTATTGAGGCGGTTGTCGAGGAGGAACTAACCGGCCGGAAACAGAACGCTTCCGCCAAGGTGATGATCTACGATCGACGATACAAGATGGAGCTGGTTAAGACGGATGATAACTTCAAACCGGGACTACCCTACACCGCCTGGTTGAAGGTTACGCATCAGGATGGAACGCCGGTACAGGATCAAGCTAACCAGGTCGAGGTGAAACAGTCAACCTACGAAAGTACGCAGTTTGTGAGGAACTACACGCTGGATCAGAACGGTATGGCGAAGCTGGAGATCAACACCGATGTGAACAGTACGTACATCAGCATGGTTGGTGTGTATCTGGGCCAAGAGTTCTACCTGAGTGGCATCTCCAAGGCCGATTCGGATGTTGACTCTTACATCCGTGCGAGAGTTCTCACCGAGATGCCGCTCGTCGGCAAGGATGTTTTGGTGGAGGTGACCGCTACAACGCCGATGAAGTACTTCACCTACCAGCTGCTGGGGCGTGGTGATGTGTTGCTCAGTAATACGATAGCAGTGCCGGAAAGCAAAACCCACTCGTTCAAGTTCCCCGCCACGTTCGCCATGGTGCCGAGAGCGAAGTTGGTCGTGTACTTCATCGCCGCCAATGGGGATATGGTGAGCGATAGTAAGGTGATCACGTTCGATAGTGAGCTGCAGAACTTT ATGAAGGTAAGCCTCTCGAAGGAGCAGACAAAACCGGGCCAGGATGTGGAAATTAGCATCAGCACCAATCCGGACTCGTACGTCGGTTTGCTGGGTGTCGATCAGAGCGTACTGCTGCTGAAGAGCGGCAATGACATCACAAAGGAGCAGGTGTTCGGTGAGCTCGAGAAGTACGAGGAGCGATCGTACGGATATTATCGCAGGAAGAAGCGTTTCGCGTGGAACCCGCGTGCTGAGCATTCAGATTTTAAT ACTGTCGGTGCATTCGTACTATCCAACGCCAATGATCCTCCCC GTCCTTTCAGGCATTTTCACTTTCATAGAACGGGAATGCCTGGTGTGGCGATGTTGATGCCGTTGGCTGCTTCTGCATCTAGCGGGCAGTCGTTCGTCGCAGCCTCGGCAGCTATAGCACCGGCAGCTATAGCACCGGCACAGGTTCGGAAAGAATTTCCAGAAACATGGCTATGGCAAACGATCGCCCCGAAAAG CTTCAGCGGTGAAAAGACGCTCCAGAAAAAGGTCCCCGATACGATTACGTCGTGGATCATCACCGGTTTTTCGGTGAACCCGGTGTACGGACTTGGACTTACTCAGCAACCCCGCAAACTGAAGGTGTTCTTGCCATTCTTCGTCTCCACCAATCTCCCGTACTCGGTGAAGCGCGGTGAAGTTGTAGCCATACCGATCGTGGTATTCAACTACATGGAAGAAGATCAGACGGCTGAAGTGATACTGCACAACGACGAGCAAGAGTTTGAGTTTGCCGATGTTGAGAATGAAGTTGTTGAGTCGTCCA AGGTGGAACTGTTCCGCCAGAAGCGTCTGGATATTGCATCCAACACGGGCAAATCGGTATCGTTCATGGTGAAACCTAAAAAGCTCGGACACATTACGATCAAGGTGACGGCGAAAACGAAGATCGCGGGTGACGCCGTGGAGCGCCAGTTGCTAGTGGAACCGGAGGGACTGCCCCAGTTCATCAACAAAGCTGCCTTTGTTGATTTGCGTGCAGTACCGGAGGTGACGAAGACTTTCGAGGTGGAGATTCCGAAGAATGCGGTACCGGACTCGACCCGCATTGAGGTAGCGGTCATTGGTGATGTGATGGGTTCGACCATTCAGAACCTGGACTCGCTCATCCGGATGCCGTACGGGTGCGGTGAGCAGAACATGCTCAACTTTGTGCCAAACATTGTCGTACTGGATTACCTGAAGGCCACCAACAAACTGACGGCCAACATCGAAGCAAAGGCGAAGAAGTTCATGGAGGCGGGTTATCAGCGCGAGCTCAGCTACAAACATACGGACGGATCGTTCAGTGCGTTTGGTGAGAATGACAAGAGTGGCAGCACCTGGCTGACGGCCTTCGTGGCTAGATCGTTTAAGCAGGCGGCCaaccacatcaccatcgacgaGAAGGTGATCGACAAATCGCTCGAGTGGTTGAGCGATCATCAGGCACCGAACGGTAGCTTCCCGGAGGTGGGCGTCGTTTCGCACAAGGATATGCAGGGCGGATCCGGTTCGGGTGTTGCACTGACGGCGTACACGCTTATTGCATTCCTGGAAAACATCAATCTGGTGGATAAGTACAAAAACACGATCAATAAGGCGATCGACTATGTGTACCGCAACACGGAATCACTGGACGATACGTACGCACTAGCGTTGGCCGCGTACGCCCTACAGTTGGCCGATCACTCGTCGAAGGGTTTGATACTGAGCAAGCTGGACACGAAGGCGACCACCGACAGTGACTCGAAATGGTGGCACAAACCGATCCCGGAGACGGAGCAGAAGAACCCATGGTACAGTAGGCCCAACTCGGTGAACGTTGAAATGAGTTCGTACGGTATGTTGGCTTTCTTGGAGGCCGGTCTCGATACGGATGCGCTCCCGATTATGAAGTGGCTGATCGGACAGCGTAACGATAAGGGTGGATTCCAGTCCACGCAGGACACGGTCGTGGGGCTGCAGGCACTCGCAAAGCTCGCAGCTAAAATTACGTCGCCCAACAACGATGTCACAATCACGGCAAAGATTAACGAAAACCAGGAAAAGCGCATGACGGTCAATGCCGAGAATGGTATGATCTTGCAGAAGTTTGAGCTCCCGTCGGCCGCTCGCAACATCGAGCTCAAGGCTACGGGCAGTGGATTCGCGGTGGTACAGCTGTCGTACAAGTACAACATGAACGTGACGGGCGAGTGGCCACGCTTTGTGCTTGATCCGCAGGTGAATGCGAACACCAACCAGGACCACCTACATCTGTCCGTGTGTGCTAGCTTCGTACCGTCCGCTGGCCAGAACGCTTCCAATATGGCCGTCATGGAGGTGAGCTTCCCGAGTGGCTTTACGGCTGATTCGGATACACTACCATCGCTGGAAAATATGCCTTTCATTAAG AAAGTGGAAACTAAAGATGGTGACACCACGGTTGTGCTGTACTTCGATAGTTTGGATCAGCGGGAACTCTGCCCAACGATCTCTGCTTTTCGTACGCACAAGGTCGCGAAGCAGAAGCCGGCTCCAGTTGTAATCTACGATTATTACGATAACT CTCGCATCGCACGTCAATTCTACGAAGGACCGAAGGCCTCCATGTGTGACATATGTGAGAAGGAGGACTGCAGCGAGGCGTGCACCATCCGGTCCCAGAAGCAACGGTCATCGGACAGTCCCAGCCGTCAGCCAACCAACGGCGGAACAGAAGCGAGCAGCAGCCAAACGCTGACGGTCAGTTTCGTCACCTTCCTGCTCACAACGATGCTGGTGACCCTGTTTCACTAA
- the LOC128305211 gene encoding thioester-containing protein 1 allele R1-like isoform X1, with protein MRHSTKDPARILRPSLTSSSVLLVCLVLSAVFITGSQGDGHYSIVGAKLLRPNSEYHVAVTNQDVDQPIRFSLAITDASSVIEKQEITLNTGETRLVPFAIGDIPESSYKLVAEGLSGLTFKNETDLEYQQKSFSVFVQTDKSIYKPGDTVRFRVLVLDPNTKPLPKADSISVHINDAKANRIKQWKEGKLVKGVFESELTLSTAPVLGAWSINVEVLGTKHNKVFEVDEYVLPKFEVTVESPGITTFKDGKVKAIIRSKYTYGKPVKGEATVSASPEFQFHYVQPFAKDVITRKVVPIDGKGSVEFDLREELRLEGDYSRNIVIEAVVEEELTGRKQNASAKVMIYDRRYKMELVKTDDNFKPGLPYTAWLKVTHQDGTPVQDQANQVEVKQSTYESTQFVRNYTLDQNGMAKLEINTDVNSTYISMVGVYLGQEFYLSGISKADSDVDSYIRARVLTEMPLVGKDVLVEVTATTPMKYFTYQLLGRGDVLLSNTIAVPESKTHSFKFPATFAMVPRAKLVVYFIAANGDMVSDSKVITFDSELQNFMKVSLSKEQTKPGQDVEISISTNPDSYVGLLGVDQSVLLLKSGNDITKEQVFGELEKYEERSYGYYRRKKRFAWNPRAEHSDFNTVGAFVLSNANDPPPNNTLPEVPIYKFHRAPNGTVLYTTIEKQRSIPQKQQHVLKTNTRPPLAGPFAFSRIPRPHRDIPRIFLSQEIQNTWLFENAYSGFSGEKTLQKKVPDTITSWIITGFSVNPVYGLGLTQQPRKLKVFLPFFVSTNLPYSVKRGEVVAIPIVVFNYMEEDQTAEVILHNDEQEFEFADVENEVVESSKVELFRQKRLDIASNTGKSVSFMVKPKKLGHITIKVTAKTKIAGDAVERQLLVEPEGLPQFINKAAFVDLRAVPEVTKTFEVEIPKNAVPDSTRIEVAVIGDVMGSTIQNLDSLIRMPYGCGEQNMLNFVPNIVVLDYLKATNKLTANIEAKAKKFMEAGYQRELSYKHTDGSFSAFGENDKSGSTWLTAFVARSFKQAANHITIDEKVIDKSLEWLSDHQAPNGSFPEVGVVSHKDMQGGSGSGVALTAYTLIAFLENINLVDKYKNTINKAIDYVYRNTESLDDTYALALAAYALQLADHSSKGLILSKLDTKATTDSDSKWWHKPIPETEQKNPWYSRPNSVNVEMSSYGMLAFLEAGLDTDALPIMKWLIGQRNDKGGFQSTQDTVVGLQALAKLAAKITSPNNDVTITAKINENQEKRMTVNAENGMILQKFELPSAARNIELKATGSGFAVVQLSYKYNMNVTGEWPRFVLDPQVNANTNQDHLHLSVCASFVPSAGQNASNMAVMEVSFPSGFTADSDTLPSLENMPFIKKVETKDGDTTVVLYFDSLDQRELCPTISAFRTHKVAKQKPAPVVIYDYYDNSRIARQFYEGPKASMCDICEKEDCSEACTIRSQKQRSSDSPSRQPTNGGTEASSSQTLTVSFVTFLLTTMLVTLFH; from the exons ATGCGACATTCAACGAAGGATCCGGCGAGGATCCTGCGGCCATCGTTGACCTCCTCGTCGGTGCTGCTAGTGTGTTTGGTGCTGAGTGCAGTGTTCATAACCGGTTCCCAGGGCGATGG TCATTACTCGATCGTTGGTGCAAAGCTGTTGCGCCCGAACTCGGAATACCACGTGGCGGTAACGAATCAGGACGTGGATCAACCGATCCGTTTCAGTCTCGCCATTACGGATGCAAGCAGCGTGATTGAAAAGCAGGAGATAACACTAAATACCGGTGAAACACGGCTAGTTCCGTTTGCG ATTGGTGATATCCCGGAATCGTCCTACAAACTGGTGGCCGAAGGGTTATCAGGGCTAACCTTCAAGAACGAGACTGATTTAGAGTATCAACAGAAGAGCTTCTCGGTGTTTGTGCAAACCGACAAATCAATCTACAAGCCGGGTGATACGGTGCGGTTCCGTGTGCTGGTACTTGACCCAAACACCAAGCCGCTCCCGAAGGCGGACAGCATCAGTGTGCACATTAACGATGCAAAGGCGAACCGCATCAAGCAGTGGAAGGAAGGGAAGCTGGTGAAGGGTGTGTTCGAATCGGAGCTGACCCTCTCGACTGCACCCGTGCTGGGTGCTTGGTCGATCAACGTGGAAGTGTTGGGCACG AAACACAACAAGGTGTTCGAGGTGGATGAGTATGTGTTGCCGAAATTTGAGGTAACGGTAGAATCGCCCGGCATAACGACGTTCAAAGACGGCAAGGTGAAGGCTATCATACGGTCGAAGTATACCTACGGTAAACCGGTGAAGGGTGAAGCGACAGTATCGGCCAGTCCCGAGTTCCAGTTTCACTATGTGCAACCGTTCGCCAAGGATGTGATCACCCGCAAGGTGGTTCCGATCGATGGCAAGGGTTCGGTGGAGTTTGACCTACGGGAGGAACTACGGCTGGAGGGTGATTACTCGCGGAACATCGTTATTGAGGCGGTTGTCGAGGAGGAACTAACCGGCCGGAAACAGAACGCTTCCGCCAAGGTGATGATCTACGATCGACGATACAAGATGGAGCTGGTTAAGACGGATGATAACTTCAAACCGGGACTACCCTACACCGCCTGGTTGAAGGTTACGCATCAGGATGGAACGCCGGTACAGGATCAAGCTAACCAGGTCGAGGTGAAACAGTCAACCTACGAAAGTACGCAGTTTGTGAGGAACTACACGCTGGATCAGAACGGTATGGCGAAGCTGGAGATCAACACCGATGTGAACAGTACGTACATCAGCATGGTTGGTGTGTATCTGGGCCAAGAGTTCTACCTGAGTGGCATCTCCAAGGCCGATTCGGATGTTGACTCTTACATCCGTGCGAGAGTTCTCACCGAGATGCCGCTCGTCGGCAAGGATGTTTTGGTGGAGGTGACCGCTACAACGCCGATGAAGTACTTCACCTACCAGCTGCTGGGGCGTGGTGATGTGTTGCTCAGTAATACGATAGCAGTGCCGGAAAGCAAAACCCACTCGTTCAAGTTCCCCGCCACGTTCGCCATGGTGCCGAGAGCGAAGTTGGTCGTGTACTTCATCGCCGCCAATGGGGATATGGTGAGCGATAGTAAGGTGATCACGTTCGATAGTGAGCTGCAGAACTTT ATGAAGGTAAGCCTCTCGAAGGAGCAGACAAAACCGGGCCAGGATGTGGAAATTAGCATCAGCACCAATCCGGACTCGTACGTCGGTTTGCTGGGTGTCGATCAGAGCGTACTGCTGCTGAAGAGCGGCAATGACATCACAAAGGAGCAGGTGTTCGGTGAGCTCGAGAAGTACGAGGAGCGATCGTACGGATATTATCGCAGGAAGAAGCGTTTCGCGTGGAACCCGCGTGCTGAGCATTCAGATTTTAAT ACTGTCGGTGCATTCGTACTATCCAACGCCAATGATCCTCCCC CAAATAACACATTGCCTGAGGTACCGATTTATAAGTTCCACCGCGCCCCGAACGGTACCGTGCTGTACACGACGATCGAAAAGCAACGATCGATACCGCAGAAGCAACAACACGTGCTGAAAACCAATACGCGGCCACCGTTGGCTGGCCCGTTCGCGTTCAGCCGCATACCGCGGCCACACCGCGACATACCGCGCATATTCCTGTCGCAGGAAATTCAAAACACTTGGCTTTTTGAGAACGCCTACTCCGG CTTCAGCGGTGAAAAGACGCTCCAGAAAAAGGTCCCCGATACGATTACGTCGTGGATCATCACCGGTTTTTCGGTGAACCCGGTGTACGGACTTGGACTTACTCAGCAACCCCGCAAACTGAAGGTGTTCTTGCCATTCTTCGTCTCCACCAATCTCCCGTACTCGGTGAAGCGCGGTGAAGTTGTAGCCATACCGATCGTGGTATTCAACTACATGGAAGAAGATCAGACGGCTGAAGTGATACTGCACAACGACGAGCAAGAGTTTGAGTTTGCCGATGTTGAGAATGAAGTTGTTGAGTCGTCCA AGGTGGAACTGTTCCGCCAGAAGCGTCTGGATATTGCATCCAACACGGGCAAATCGGTATCGTTCATGGTGAAACCTAAAAAGCTCGGACACATTACGATCAAGGTGACGGCGAAAACGAAGATCGCGGGTGACGCCGTGGAGCGCCAGTTGCTAGTGGAACCGGAGGGACTGCCCCAGTTCATCAACAAAGCTGCCTTTGTTGATTTGCGTGCAGTACCGGAGGTGACGAAGACTTTCGAGGTGGAGATTCCGAAGAATGCGGTACCGGACTCGACCCGCATTGAGGTAGCGGTCATTGGTGATGTGATGGGTTCGACCATTCAGAACCTGGACTCGCTCATCCGGATGCCGTACGGGTGCGGTGAGCAGAACATGCTCAACTTTGTGCCAAACATTGTCGTACTGGATTACCTGAAGGCCACCAACAAACTGACGGCCAACATCGAAGCAAAGGCGAAGAAGTTCATGGAGGCGGGTTATCAGCGCGAGCTCAGCTACAAACATACGGACGGATCGTTCAGTGCGTTTGGTGAGAATGACAAGAGTGGCAGCACCTGGCTGACGGCCTTCGTGGCTAGATCGTTTAAGCAGGCGGCCaaccacatcaccatcgacgaGAAGGTGATCGACAAATCGCTCGAGTGGTTGAGCGATCATCAGGCACCGAACGGTAGCTTCCCGGAGGTGGGCGTCGTTTCGCACAAGGATATGCAGGGCGGATCCGGTTCGGGTGTTGCACTGACGGCGTACACGCTTATTGCATTCCTGGAAAACATCAATCTGGTGGATAAGTACAAAAACACGATCAATAAGGCGATCGACTATGTGTACCGCAACACGGAATCACTGGACGATACGTACGCACTAGCGTTGGCCGCGTACGCCCTACAGTTGGCCGATCACTCGTCGAAGGGTTTGATACTGAGCAAGCTGGACACGAAGGCGACCACCGACAGTGACTCGAAATGGTGGCACAAACCGATCCCGGAGACGGAGCAGAAGAACCCATGGTACAGTAGGCCCAACTCGGTGAACGTTGAAATGAGTTCGTACGGTATGTTGGCTTTCTTGGAGGCCGGTCTCGATACGGATGCGCTCCCGATTATGAAGTGGCTGATCGGACAGCGTAACGATAAGGGTGGATTCCAGTCCACGCAGGACACGGTCGTGGGGCTGCAGGCACTCGCAAAGCTCGCAGCTAAAATTACGTCGCCCAACAACGATGTCACAATCACGGCAAAGATTAACGAAAACCAGGAAAAGCGCATGACGGTCAATGCCGAGAATGGTATGATCTTGCAGAAGTTTGAGCTCCCGTCGGCCGCTCGCAACATCGAGCTCAAGGCTACGGGCAGTGGATTCGCGGTGGTACAGCTGTCGTACAAGTACAACATGAACGTGACGGGCGAGTGGCCACGCTTTGTGCTTGATCCGCAGGTGAATGCGAACACCAACCAGGACCACCTACATCTGTCCGTGTGTGCTAGCTTCGTACCGTCCGCTGGCCAGAACGCTTCCAATATGGCCGTCATGGAGGTGAGCTTCCCGAGTGGCTTTACGGCTGATTCGGATACACTACCATCGCTGGAAAATATGCCTTTCATTAAG AAAGTGGAAACTAAAGATGGTGACACCACGGTTGTGCTGTACTTCGATAGTTTGGATCAGCGGGAACTCTGCCCAACGATCTCTGCTTTTCGTACGCACAAGGTCGCGAAGCAGAAGCCGGCTCCAGTTGTAATCTACGATTATTACGATAACT CTCGCATCGCACGTCAATTCTACGAAGGACCGAAGGCCTCCATGTGTGACATATGTGAGAAGGAGGACTGCAGCGAGGCGTGCACCATCCGGTCCCAGAAGCAACGGTCATCGGACAGTCCCAGCCGTCAGCCAACCAACGGCGGAACAGAAGCGAGCAGCAGCCAAACGCTGACGGTCAGTTTCGTCACCTTCCTGCTCACAACGATGCTGGTGACCCTGTTTCACTAA